In one Nicotiana sylvestris chromosome 8, ASM39365v2, whole genome shotgun sequence genomic region, the following are encoded:
- the LOC138874966 gene encoding uncharacterized protein, translating to MKAQALADHLAENPIDDEYHPLSTYFPDEEVNSVEVIPEGTNAWKIFFDGAVNAKCVGIGPILILPTGQYYPAISRLCFFCMNNTIEYEACIMGMSMAIELDVEELLIMGDSDLIIRQAQGEWENRDIKLIPYRQHVEDLIKWFKSVEFRYIPRFHNELADALATLAEMLPYPSNVHIDPLEIQIRERHGYYNMVVIEPDVQPWYHDIKRFLKTKEYPEKASIDEKRTIRRLASSFFLSGEVLYKRTPDLNLLRCVDAQKAGKIMNKVHAGVCGPHINGYVLAKKILWVGYY from the coding sequence atgaaagctcaagcattggcgGATCATCtagctgagaatcctattgatgatgaatatcatcctttgagtacttactttccagatgaggaagtaaattcagttgaggtaattCCAGAAggcaccaatgcttggaaaatattCTTTGACGGAGCTGTAAATGCAAAATGTGTCgggattgggccaattttgatTTTGCCCACTGGTCAGTACTATCCGGCCATATCCCGACTTTGTTTCTTCTGTATGAACAACACCatcgagtatgaagcttgcattatgggcATGAGCATGGCAATTGAACTggatgtggaagaattgttaattatgggagattctgacttaaTTATTCGACAagctcaaggtgaatgggaaaatAGGGACATCAAGCTTATCCCatacaggcaacatgtggaagatcttatcAAATGGTTCAAGTCTGTTGAATTCAGGTACATCCCCCGATTCCACAATGAGTtagctgatgcattagctacctTGGCCGAAATGTTGCCATATCCGAGTAATGTCCATATCGACCCGTTGGAGATCCAAATCCGAGAAAGACATGGTTATTACAATATGGTTGTAATAGAACCAGATGttcaaccatggtatcatgatatcaaaaggtttttgaaaacaaaggaatatcccGAGAAAGCTAGTATAGAcgaaaagagaaccattagaaggctcgccagtagtttcttcttgagcggagaggtcttgtacaaaagaactccagacttGAACCTTTTAAGATGCGTGGATGCCCAAAAGGCTGGAAAAATCATGAATAAAGTGCATGCGGGAGTATGTGGACCCCATATAAATGGATATgtccttgcaaagaaaatcctttggGTAGGTTATTActag